CCACTGCTGGCGAAGGCGATCGAGGAGGGCGGTGCATTGAGCAGTTGCCCGGCGGCGCGGCGGGCGTTTTCCACCAGCACGGCGCCCTGTTCGCCAGCTTCCATCGGGCCGTTGCGGGCTTCGTGTTGCAACTGTTCGATGATGGCGTCCAGCGTCGCCTGGCTGGGCAAGGACGCCCCGGCATGGTTGAAGTGCACAAGGCCCGACTGGCAACCGGGCGTGGCCTCCCGCAGTTGTTGGACGTCCAGCGGGCTCATGGCTGCAGCTCGAAAATGGCATCCACCTCCACGGCGACGCCAGCCGGCAAGCTGCTGACGCCTACGGCGGTGCGTACGTGCCGGCCTTTGTCGCCGAGGGCGTTGACCAGCAGGTTCGAGGCGCCATTGGCGACCACGCTCTGGCGTTGGAAATCAGCGTTGCTGGCGATGAAGACGCCCAGACGCAGGATGCGCACCACGCGCGACAGGTCATCGCCCAGCGCGTCGCTCAATTGCCCCAGCAGGCCCAGCGCCGCCAGTTCCGCCGCCTGGGCGCCTTCTTCATCGCTGAGGGAATCGCCCAGCCGGCCTATGTAGGCGGGTTTGCCATCGAGTATGGGAATTTGCCCGGAAATGAACAGCTGGTGTTGGCTGACGACATGGTTGATGTAATTGGCAGCCGGTTGACTGGGTGTGGGCAGTGTCAGGCCGAGTGTGTGTACGCGTTGGCGAATGGAATCGGTCATGCTGAAAACCTCTGGGTTCAGGAGGTTTGAGCATGTTGGCTGTTGCGATGGACGACAAACGGATAGATCTCAATCGACGTATCGAAAAAACTCACCCATCCGCACACAGGTGCTTCAACCACTGGCTGAAGCATTCGGCTGCTTCGCCGAGTGGGCCCTGGGGAGTGATCAGCCAATAGCCGATTTCGCTGTGATAGGGCGGCCAGTCAAAGGCCTCCACCAGGCTGCCGTCCTGAAGCCTGCGTTCGATCAGGCGATGGCGGCCCATGGCGATACCTTGGCCGGCCACGGTAGCCTCGACCACGATGTTGTAGTCATGCAGCATCACCCTGGGGTGGTGATCGAGGTTGACCTGGTAATGGGCGGCCCAATCCGTCCACTCGAAAGGACGGTGCGAGGTCGCCATCAGTAGGGGGGCTTTGGTTACCTGGCTGGCCTTGAACGCGGGGCTGCACACGGGTGACAAGGTTTCGGCCATCAGGCGCGTGGCCTGCACGTCGGGCCAATCGCCCTTGCCGTAACGGATGGCCAGGTCAACTTCGGCCGTGGCGACATTGGCCAGTTGAATCGCGGGCAGCAACTCCACCTGGATGTGCGGGTAGCGCTGTAGAAACTCGGCCAGACGCGGTGCCAGCCATAGCGTGGCGAAAGACGCCAATACGCCGATGCGCAACACGCTGGTGCTGGGTACACCCCGTTGGCTGCGTGTCGCTGTAGCGATGGCGTCTAGGGCTGGGCGGATTTGGTCGTAGTAATGTTGCCCGGCCAAGGTCAGATCAATCGCACGGGTACGCCGGATAAACAGCGGCTTGCCCAAATGCTGTTCAAGCTTATGCACCTGGTGGCTCAGCGCACTTTGGGTCACCGACAATTCGCCCGCTGCCTTGATAAAGCTCAAGTGCCGCGCCACGGCCTCGAAGGCGCGCAGGGCCAATAGCGGTGGAAGGTCGTTGTGCAAGGCCACCGGATGGCGCCTCCTGGGTAAGGGGGAAAGTGCCGATTTTGGTCGATGACCTGCATTTTGTCGCCCGCTGATTTGCCGTTGGGCGGGGCAGGCCGCATTATTGGGCCATTCCCGCCACGACGTAAGCCAAGCCATGAGTGATGACGACAAGCTGATCGACCTGAATGCCGAACGCGCCAAGCGCGTGCACGACCTCAATGACAAACGCTTGAATGAAGTGCGCCAAGCCTTTGAACAAGCCATGCCCTTGGGCAAACCCAAGAAGAAGTCGAAGAACAAACCGAAAAAGCGTTGAAACCGCCTGCATCTGTTGATGCAGGTCAGTTATTACCCTTCTTTACGCCCCGTTGCGGGCGACATTGATCCTGGTCAATTTCCCACTGCGCCTTCTCCCTTAACTTAGCCCTATCGCAACAGGGCACGTGCAGGAGGCCGGTCATGTTTTTCGATAATGTGGTTTTTGCCGGAGTGCTGACTGTCAGCCTCATGGTGCTGTTTTTTGTAGGGTTTGGATTTTTTATCTGGAAAGACGCGAACAAGCGTAAAAAACCTTAAGTCTTTCCGGGTTACATGGGCACGCAAGGCATTTTGGGCGACTTCGGTCGCCCTTTTTTTTTGGCTGTCAATTGATGGCAGAAGGTAAAAAAATGTGGGAGGCGTGCCTGCGATCGCGGTGGGTCAGCTCATATATTCATCAACTGTTACTGCGCAATCGCAGGCAAGCCAGCTCCCACAGGTGGACGGCGGTGCGCTTGGATATAAAAAAAGGTGCGACCCTCGCGGATCGCACCTTTTTTATGGCCGGCCGGCTATCAGTTGCCCAATGCCTTGGACGCCAGCCAGAACAACCCGGCCGACAGGCCGACGGTTGCTGGCAGGGTCAATACCCAGGCCATCAGGATGGTCTTGACGGTGCCGCCTTGCAGGCCGCTCTTGTTGGCAACCATGGTACCTGCCACACCGGAAGACAGCACGTGCGTGGTGGACACCGGCAGGGCGAAGATGTTGGCGAAGCCGATCATGGTCGCGGTGGTGATTTGCGCCGACATGCCCTGGGCATAGGTCATGCCCTGCTTGCCGATCTTCTCGCCAATGGTCAGTACCACGCGCTTCCAACCCACCATGGTGCCCAGGCCCAGGGCCAGTGCAACCGCGAGGATCACCCAGAACGGGGCGTACTCGGTGGTGGCGGTCAGGTCTTTGCGCAGCTTGTCGAGGTCGGATTTCTCACGGGAATCCAGCCCAGGCAGCTTGCCGACTTTCTTCGCGGTGTCGTCCAGGCAGAGCAGGTAGCGACGCACTTCGATGCGATGATCTGCGGTCAGCGAGTGGTAGTCCGAGACGCCCTTGAGGGTGCCCAGCAGCGCGTTGATCGTCGGCTCGGTCTGCTGCGGGTTGCAGCGGAATTTGCCCGGCAGATCATCCTTCACGCTTTTGCCCAGGGCCAGGAACTCGCCGAGGGTCTCGTGGTTGCGCTGGTAGAACTGGTTCAGGTGCAGGGTTGCGTCACGGGTACGCTCAATCTGGTAGGTGGTGCTGCCCAGGTCCAATACGAACTGCGCCGGCACGATACCGATCAGCACCAGCATGATCAGGCCGATGCCTTTCTGACCATCGTTGGAGCCGTGCACGAAGCTCACGGCCATGGCCGAGATCACCAGAACCAGGCGGTTCCAGAACGGCGGGTGCTTCTTGTCGTCGAGCTTGCGGCGCTGGTCCGGGGTCTTGTGCATCTTCGACAGCGGGCGCCACCACTTCAGGCCGATCAGCACCAGGGCTGCGACCAGGAAGCCGGCCATCGGCGAGAACACCAGGGATGCACCGATATCCACAGCCTTCTGCCAGTTCACACCGTCAGCCAGGGGGATGTCGTTGATCAGGGCGTTGGCCAGGCCGACACCGAGGATCGAGCCGATCAGGGTGTGGGAGCTGGAGGCGGGAATACCGAAGTACCAGGTGCCCAGGTTCCAGGTGATCGCCGCCGCCAATAACGAGAAGACCATCGCCAGGCCATGGCCGGTGTTCACATTGATCAGCAACTCCACCGGCAGCA
This genomic stretch from Pseudomonas synxantha BG33R harbors:
- the ccoM gene encoding cytochrome c oxidase subunit CcoM encodes the protein MFFDNVVFAGVLTVSLMVLFFVGFGFFIWKDANKRKKP
- a CDS encoding RidA family protein; the encoded protein is MTDSIRQRVHTLGLTLPTPSQPAANYINHVVSQHQLFISGQIPILDGKPAYIGRLGDSLSDEEGAQAAELAALGLLGQLSDALGDDLSRVVRILRLGVFIASNADFQRQSVVANGASNLLVNALGDKGRHVRTAVGVSSLPAGVAVEVDAIFELQP
- a CDS encoding LysR substrate-binding domain-containing protein yields the protein MALHNDLPPLLALRAFEAVARHLSFIKAAGELSVTQSALSHQVHKLEQHLGKPLFIRRTRAIDLTLAGQHYYDQIRPALDAIATATRSQRGVPSTSVLRIGVLASFATLWLAPRLAEFLQRYPHIQVELLPAIQLANVATAEVDLAIRYGKGDWPDVQATRLMAETLSPVCSPAFKASQVTKAPLLMATSHRPFEWTDWAAHYQVNLDHHPRVMLHDYNIVVEATVAGQGIAMGRHRLIERRLQDGSLVEAFDWPPYHSEIGYWLITPQGPLGEAAECFSQWLKHLCADG
- a CDS encoding inorganic phosphate transporter encodes the protein MIDLFSGLDAWVLVSLLLALAFVLAFEFINGFHDTANAVATVIYTKAMPPHLAVFFSGVFNFLGVLLGGVGVAYAIVHLLPVELLINVNTGHGLAMVFSLLAAAITWNLGTWYFGIPASSSHTLIGSILGVGLANALINDIPLADGVNWQKAVDIGASLVFSPMAGFLVAALVLIGLKWWRPLSKMHKTPDQRRKLDDKKHPPFWNRLVLVISAMAVSFVHGSNDGQKGIGLIMLVLIGIVPAQFVLDLGSTTYQIERTRDATLHLNQFYQRNHETLGEFLALGKSVKDDLPGKFRCNPQQTEPTINALLGTLKGVSDYHSLTADHRIEVRRYLLCLDDTAKKVGKLPGLDSREKSDLDKLRKDLTATTEYAPFWVILAVALALGLGTMVGWKRVVLTIGEKIGKQGMTYAQGMSAQITTATMIGFANIFALPVSTTHVLSSGVAGTMVANKSGLQGGTVKTILMAWVLTLPATVGLSAGLFWLASKALGN